One genomic segment of Acinetobacter sp. C26M includes these proteins:
- a CDS encoding RNA polymerase factor sigma-70, translating to MNSASAHDHDELLHQLHNPAFLQDLRQQMLKFAILQLSSLQQAEDVVQEALTSAFQHLDSFTGRAAFKTWVFAILKNKIIDLIRQKSRLVTMSELFKDEESELSIDALFDASGHWHKYEAPQAWQSPEEMMEQHDFWIIFDACLNHLPAKYAQVFMLREVIELSSNEICEKLELTVSHFNVLMYRSRTRLRECLENKWLLQEDCSC from the coding sequence ATGAACTCAGCTTCCGCACATGATCACGATGAACTATTACATCAGTTGCATAATCCTGCTTTTTTACAAGATTTAAGACAGCAGATGCTGAAATTTGCAATTTTACAGTTATCTTCATTGCAACAGGCTGAGGATGTAGTTCAGGAAGCACTGACCAGCGCGTTTCAACATCTGGACTCATTTACAGGACGGGCTGCGTTTAAAACATGGGTTTTTGCGATTCTTAAAAATAAAATTATTGATTTGATTCGACAGAAATCTCGTTTAGTCACAATGAGTGAATTATTTAAGGATGAAGAAAGTGAGCTGAGTATAGATGCACTATTTGATGCCTCAGGACATTGGCATAAATATGAAGCACCACAAGCATGGCAAAGCCCTGAAGAAATGATGGAGCAACACGATTTCTGGATCATTTTTGATGCATGTCTCAATCATTTACCTGCCAAATATGCTCAGGTATTTATGTTGCGTGAAGTCATTGAGCTGAGTTCCAATGAAATTTGTGAAAAGCTTGAACTGACGGTTTCACACTTTAATGTATTGATGTATCGCAGCCGAACCCGACTGCGTGAATGCTTAGAAAACAAATGGTTATTGCAGGAGGATTGCTCATGTTGA